One segment of bacterium DNA contains the following:
- a CDS encoding MFS transporter: MRIARQRSFVPALLRENGEFRAFWAGQLISLFGDQITLLALPLLAVLLLHAGAREMGYLTAAGLVPTLLFALHAGAWVDRRGRRRQVMIAADIGRAVLLLTVPIAYTVGRLTMVHLYAVAFLVGTLSVLFMVSYGALFVSLVPRDRYVEGNALLHGSRALSFVGGPSLGGLLVQVFSAPFALVADAVSFFASAFFLGRIAPAEPPTEKSGHGQVFAGARFILQSPVMRASVAAGATFNFFNLMFSALFVLYATRILGVQPVMLGAVLGAGAVGAVFGSTITGWLGRRIGIGPTFILGCVLFPLPLVLVPAAEGPALLILAFLFAARFGSGLGVMVLDISFGSIAAALIPNHLRSRVSGAFTVVNYGVRPLGSLAGGFLGSAIGIRPTLWIATVGAIAGFLWLLPSPLPRLKTLEGITDDAPASTPSGAADLSR; encoded by the coding sequence GTGCGAATAGCCCGCCAACGATCATTTGTGCCCGCGCTGCTCAGGGAGAACGGCGAGTTTCGCGCGTTCTGGGCCGGACAGTTAATCTCGCTCTTCGGCGATCAGATCACGTTGCTGGCGCTCCCTCTTCTGGCTGTCCTGCTCCTGCACGCCGGAGCGCGAGAAATGGGATATCTCACTGCGGCGGGACTTGTACCGACGCTTCTGTTCGCCCTCCACGCCGGCGCTTGGGTTGACCGGCGTGGCCGGCGCCGTCAGGTGATGATCGCCGCCGATATCGGACGAGCCGTCCTTCTCTTGACCGTCCCGATCGCATACACCGTTGGCAGGCTCACGATGGTCCACCTGTACGCAGTCGCGTTCTTGGTGGGGACGCTCAGCGTCCTGTTCATGGTGTCCTACGGCGCGCTGTTCGTCTCCCTCGTGCCCCGCGATCGATATGTCGAAGGCAACGCGCTTTTGCATGGAAGCCGGGCGTTGTCGTTTGTGGGCGGCCCGAGCCTCGGCGGACTCCTTGTCCAGGTTTTTTCGGCGCCGTTTGCGCTCGTCGCCGACGCAGTCTCATTTTTCGCGTCCGCGTTCTTCCTCGGCCGGATAGCGCCCGCCGAGCCACCAACTGAAAAAAGCGGCCACGGTCAGGTCTTCGCGGGCGCTCGTTTCATCTTGCAATCGCCGGTCATGCGTGCCTCGGTCGCCGCAGGGGCGACGTTCAATTTCTTCAACCTCATGTTCTCCGCGCTGTTCGTGCTCTATGCGACGCGAATACTCGGCGTACAGCCCGTGATGCTCGGTGCGGTCTTGGGCGCGGGCGCAGTCGGAGCGGTGTTCGGATCAACCATCACCGGATGGCTGGGAAGGCGCATCGGCATAGGCCCGACTTTCATTCTCGGATGCGTGCTATTCCCGCTGCCCCTGGTGCTTGTACCGGCCGCCGAGGGACCGGCCTTGCTGATTCTGGCTTTCTTGTTCGCCGCGCGGTTCGGATCCGGCCTGGGTGTGATGGTCCTCGATATCAGCTTCGGATCGATCGCCGCAGCGCTCATCCCGAATCATCTGAGATCTCGCGTCTCCGGAGCATTCACCGTCGTGAACTATGGGGTCCGGCCGCTCGGCTCGCTCGCGGGCGGATTCCTTGGGAGCGCGATTGGGATTCGACCGACGCTCTGGATCGCTACCGTCGGAGCGATCGCCGGCTTCCTATGGTTACTTCCGTCCCCTCTACCGCGGCTGAAAACGCTCGAGGGAATAACAGATGATGCGCCCGCCTCGACGCCTTCCGGCGCGGCGGACCTGAGCAGATAG
- a CDS encoding 5'-3' exonuclease H3TH domain-containing protein, protein MIVHLLDGTYELFRQFYGLRRYKKGEDPPFGAVISVLHSVLHMIDTGATHVGVATDHVIESFRNDLWAGYKTGEGIEPALLAQFHPLEEALTAMGVAVWPMTELEADDGLASAAQIAFGNVGVEKICIWTPDKDLAQCVRGERVVQVDRKGQKILDAKGVRAKFGVEPVLIPDFLALVGDSADGYPGIPGIGPIRAARLVNRYGNIEDFPPAVLGEDRRDLALLFKDLATLRTDAPLFRDVDELRWRGPTKAFAACSERLGDAHLLERCFKTRHEPSVG, encoded by the coding sequence ATGATCGTTCATCTCCTCGACGGCACATACGAACTGTTCCGCCAGTTCTACGGCCTTCGTCGCTACAAGAAGGGCGAGGATCCGCCCTTCGGCGCCGTTATCAGCGTGCTGCATTCCGTGTTGCACATGATCGACACGGGGGCAACCCACGTCGGTGTGGCGACCGATCACGTCATCGAGTCCTTCCGTAACGACCTCTGGGCTGGCTACAAGACCGGGGAGGGCATCGAGCCGGCACTCCTCGCGCAATTCCACCCGCTCGAGGAAGCGCTCACGGCCATGGGAGTGGCTGTATGGCCCATGACCGAACTCGAGGCTGACGACGGACTTGCCTCCGCGGCGCAGATCGCGTTTGGGAATGTGGGCGTGGAGAAAATCTGCATCTGGACACCCGATAAGGACCTGGCGCAGTGCGTCCGCGGCGAGCGGGTAGTGCAGGTTGACCGTAAAGGACAGAAGATCCTCGATGCGAAGGGAGTGCGGGCGAAGTTCGGGGTGGAACCCGTCCTGATTCCCGACTTCCTCGCACTCGTCGGCGACTCGGCGGACGGATATCCAGGTATTCCGGGGATAGGTCCGATCAGGGCGGCACGGCTGGTGAATCGATACGGCAACATCGAGGACTTCCCGCCGGCCGTACTAGGTGAGGACCGACGCGACCTGGCGCTTCTATTCAAAGATCTGGCGACGCTTAGGACCGACGCGCCTCTCTTCCGCGATGTGGACGAGCTGCGGTGGCGCGGCCCCACCAAAGCATTCGCGGCGTGTTCGGAGCGCCTGGGAGATGCCCACCTTTTGGAGCGCTGCTTCAAGACTCGTCACGAGCCCTCGGTGGGTTGA
- a CDS encoding NAD(P)-dependent oxidoreductase, translating to MPEPPTRRIGFLGLGYMGSRMARRLLDAHHRVTVYNRSADKAQPLLKAGASLAETPRAVAEESDVILYSLADDAAVREVILGPGGVLAGARRGSTLIDLSTVLPETSRAVSTSALSTGVVAIDAPVSGSTVQAEQGTLIIFVGGEREAYDSSATILGTLGRHGYMGASGAGATMKLVTNTLLGLGIQALAEAVALGRKAGLDTALMLGELGSTSVVSPAQKGKFENVTRGEFPAAFALRMMSKDYGLILRLAESLSVAMPAVAVAKQINTVELARSKGREEDFSAVVRTMQELSGIGV from the coding sequence ATGCCAGAGCCACCGACGCGTCGCATCGGGTTCCTGGGGCTGGGATACATGGGATCCCGTATGGCCCGCAGACTGCTTGACGCCCACCATCGGGTAACCGTGTACAATCGGAGCGCGGACAAGGCGCAGCCGCTCCTGAAGGCGGGGGCATCGCTCGCCGAGACGCCGAGAGCGGTGGCTGAGGAATCGGATGTGATCCTGTACTCGCTGGCTGACGACGCAGCCGTGAGGGAGGTGATCCTCGGGCCCGGGGGGGTTCTCGCGGGGGCGCGCCGCGGCAGCACACTGATCGATCTCAGCACCGTTCTGCCCGAGACCTCGCGCGCGGTTTCAACGTCGGCTCTTTCGACGGGGGTAGTCGCGATCGATGCGCCTGTCTCGGGCAGCACCGTGCAGGCGGAGCAGGGAACGCTGATCATCTTTGTCGGCGGCGAAAGAGAGGCGTATGATTCGAGCGCCACGATTTTGGGCACACTCGGCCGTCACGGGTACATGGGGGCCAGCGGGGCGGGCGCGACCATGAAGCTGGTCACGAACACTCTCCTCGGCCTGGGGATTCAGGCGCTCGCCGAGGCCGTCGCGCTTGGACGCAAGGCCGGGCTGGATACAGCACTCATGCTGGGCGAGCTAGGATCGACGTCCGTTGTGTCCCCTGCACAGAAGGGCAAGTTCGAGAACGTTACGCGGGGCGAGTTCCCCGCTGCCTTTGCGTTGCGAATGATGTCCAAAGATTACGGCCTGATCCTACGGCTGGCGGAGTCGCTCTCGGTGGCGATGCCCGCCGTGGCCGTGGCCAAGCAGATCAACACTGTAGAGCTGGCCCGGAGCAAGGGGCGTGAGGAGGACTTCTCGGCGGTCGTCCGCACGATGCAGGAGTTGTCGGGCATCGGAGTCTAG
- a CDS encoding pyridoxamine 5'-phosphate oxidase family protein, with protein MGLPLREQVLTYLQSHNTLTLATVGLEGPWAAALFYVNDGFDLYWLSDPHTRHSENVARTRRAAATIQEDYRDWQMIQGIQMEGTAEQVGPLAEALHPMGLYAAKYPFLENWRNPPPTLARALGPARVYRFRPSRVWFVDNARGLGSRQEVQIRP; from the coding sequence ATGGGATTACCGTTGCGTGAGCAGGTCCTGACCTACCTTCAGAGTCACAATACGCTCACGCTCGCGACCGTCGGGTTGGAGGGACCGTGGGCGGCGGCGTTGTTCTACGTCAATGACGGTTTCGACCTGTACTGGCTCTCCGATCCTCACACCCGGCACTCGGAAAATGTCGCTCGCACGCGCAGGGCCGCCGCGACCATTCAAGAGGATTATCGCGACTGGCAGATGATTCAGGGCATTCAAATGGAAGGGACCGCCGAGCAGGTGGGGCCGCTTGCGGAAGCGCTTCATCCGATGGGGCTCTATGCGGCCAAATATCCGTTTCTTGAGAACTGGCGCAATCCCCCACCGACATTGGCGAGGGCGCTCGGGCCTGCGCGGGTGTACCGGTTTCGACCGAGCCGGGTATGGTTTGTTGACAACGCGAGAGGGCTCGGCAGCCGTCAGGAAGTTCAGATCCGGCCCTAG
- a CDS encoding sugar ABC transporter substrate-binding protein: protein MRTEPFRWISVLLASFLAFAVAPYAAAAPGTQVELKWLEWWVNEWGPPNHAKLIADFEKANPSIKVTVVDTPYPQMAGKLNAAAAGGENYDVFGVEGTWLSGLNKLGYVENLDPWLAKDKSFASSLTGTAPRRFGGKTLSLCLYLITYQFAYNVDFFSKAQLKAPANWDEFVQVERRLRDKTGNRYGMSMPLSDGGFLYGRYFGFRLAQEGGQLVDDNGKVAFNSPQGVAALKWWKDFYNMGLVVPGSLGEDQTQMLEYVASGQVPTIIDGPFIWSKAKQIDPKIKLAYAPAWRARTGGYFWSCSGVGMSAKSPNKDASWKFLQYLYSRDVSVNMTKTISLPWATKAAVESLKSSTDPILKNIPDFSNQDSAHNIVAPVLPEAGKLTDALKIAFQEGVTGKKDPKQALDEAAAVWQAELDKTK from the coding sequence ATGCGGACCGAACCGTTTCGATGGATATCCGTGCTGCTCGCGTCCTTCCTCGCATTCGCGGTCGCGCCCTACGCCGCGGCGGCACCAGGCACGCAGGTGGAGCTCAAGTGGCTGGAGTGGTGGGTGAACGAGTGGGGCCCGCCCAATCACGCCAAACTGATCGCGGACTTCGAAAAGGCAAACCCGTCCATCAAGGTCACGGTGGTCGATACGCCGTATCCGCAGATGGCGGGCAAGTTGAACGCGGCGGCGGCCGGCGGCGAGAACTACGACGTCTTCGGCGTCGAAGGCACCTGGTTGTCAGGCCTCAACAAGCTCGGGTACGTGGAAAACTTGGATCCCTGGTTGGCGAAGGACAAGTCGTTCGCCAGCAGCCTGACGGGAACGGCCCCACGGAGATTTGGCGGCAAAACACTGTCTCTCTGCCTGTATTTGATCACCTACCAGTTCGCGTACAACGTCGACTTCTTCAGCAAGGCTCAGCTCAAGGCTCCCGCAAATTGGGACGAATTTGTTCAGGTCGAGCGGCGCCTGCGGGATAAGACCGGGAACAGGTACGGCATGAGCATGCCGCTGTCCGACGGCGGGTTCCTCTATGGCCGGTACTTCGGCTTTCGTCTGGCGCAAGAAGGCGGTCAACTGGTCGACGACAACGGCAAGGTGGCGTTCAATTCGCCGCAGGGGGTCGCCGCCCTGAAGTGGTGGAAGGACTTCTACAATATGGGGCTCGTCGTGCCGGGCTCGTTGGGCGAGGACCAGACGCAGATGCTGGAGTACGTGGCCAGCGGCCAGGTCCCGACCATCATCGACGGCCCCTTCATCTGGTCCAAGGCCAAGCAGATCGATCCAAAGATTAAGCTCGCGTATGCCCCGGCCTGGCGGGCCCGTACCGGAGGGTATTTTTGGAGCTGCAGCGGCGTCGGCATGAGCGCGAAGTCGCCGAACAAAGACGCGTCGTGGAAGTTCCTTCAGTACCTGTACTCCAGAGACGTCTCAGTGAACATGACGAAGACGATCAGCCTGCCGTGGGCCACCAAAGCCGCGGTGGAATCGCTCAAGAGCAGTACCGACCCGATCCTCAAGAACATCCCGGACTTCTCGAATCAAGATTCTGCGCACAACATTGTCGCTCCCGTGCTGCCGGAAGCCGGGAAGCTCACCGACGCCTTGAAGATCGCCTTCCAGGAGGGGGTCACGGGCAAGAAGGATCCCAAGCAAGCGCTCGACGAAGCGGCCGCCGTGTGGCAGGCCGAGCTCGACAAGACCAAGTAG
- a CDS encoding sugar ABC transporter permease, with protein MAGFRSPVGALAEPVAPSQVRARRRLPRYAAGYVFVAPVLLYLLTTAVYPILNVVAMSVRDVAAGRWYFVGFAHYRQVLQDPVFWNAFRNTAIFTVASTAAHLLLGMAFALLLHEVWFSRALRNVTRGALILPWVFSTAAAGLMWSLLYHPFGLINYLAVGVFGRAQPFEFLGDARIALASVIAVNVWKSYPFYMVAILGELQAIPADLFDAAKVDGAGGVQRFWYVTLPQLRGVLIAISTLDVILTFGHVDLINILTRGGPGRATETVAFHVYRTALLDGNLAKGSAISTIMLVVLTLFCWMYLRILARRGSESW; from the coding sequence TTGGCCGGTTTCCGTAGTCCCGTTGGGGCGCTCGCCGAGCCGGTGGCGCCGTCGCAGGTGCGAGCGCGACGCCGCCTTCCGCGCTACGCGGCCGGGTATGTCTTCGTGGCTCCCGTGCTGCTGTATCTCCTCACGACGGCGGTGTATCCGATCTTGAACGTCGTCGCGATGAGCGTCCGAGATGTGGCCGCGGGGCGCTGGTACTTCGTGGGATTCGCGCACTACCGGCAGGTACTGCAAGATCCGGTGTTCTGGAACGCGTTCCGGAACACCGCCATCTTCACCGTCGCGTCCACGGCCGCGCATCTGCTGCTGGGCATGGCGTTCGCCCTGCTGCTGCACGAGGTCTGGTTCAGCCGGGCCCTCCGCAACGTCACCCGGGGGGCGTTGATCCTGCCGTGGGTCTTCTCCACCGCCGCCGCGGGGCTGATGTGGTCCCTCCTGTATCATCCGTTTGGGCTCATCAATTATCTGGCCGTGGGCGTGTTCGGGCGGGCCCAGCCGTTCGAGTTTCTCGGGGACGCCCGGATCGCGCTGGCCTCGGTCATCGCCGTCAACGTCTGGAAGAGCTATCCATTCTATATGGTGGCGATCCTGGGAGAGCTGCAGGCCATTCCTGCGGATCTGTTCGACGCCGCGAAGGTGGACGGGGCGGGGGGCGTGCAGCGATTCTGGTACGTCACGCTGCCACAACTCCGCGGGGTCCTGATCGCGATCTCCACCCTCGACGTGATCCTCACGTTCGGGCACGTCGATTTGATCAACATCCTGACACGGGGCGGGCCGGGCCGCGCCACGGAGACGGTCGCGTTCCACGTGTACCGGACGGCGCTGCTCGACGGCAACCTCGCCAAGGGCTCGGCCATCAGCACGATCATGCTCGTCGTACTCACGCTCTTCTGCTGGATGTACCTGCGCATCCTGGCGCGGCGCGGGAGCGAGTCGTGGTAG
- a CDS encoding carbohydrate ABC transporter permease encodes MVVAPPPLRRIRYGVHQGFIVGISVASAALLLVPVVWMVGAGLRPIREILSYPPTLLPKALTFQYFERILANPTYRHYFLNSAVLALATLGLALVLGSLAAYGFSRYKFPGNKAMLMGILALLMLPRVTLIVPYFHLAHVVGLYDTLLGLIIVNTAFLLPTSTWLLKGYFDSLPEELEEAAMVDGCIRAQALWKIVLPLAVPGLIGVGTFVFIGSWNEYLLAVVLSETPRAQTLTVGLAAFFGQYVRDWNGIMALSTLASLPLVAIFVFLQRWVVQGLSSGAIK; translated from the coding sequence GTGGTAGTCGCCCCTCCCCCGCTCCGCCGCATCCGCTATGGAGTGCATCAGGGCTTCATCGTCGGTATCTCGGTGGCGTCGGCCGCGCTCCTCCTGGTGCCGGTCGTCTGGATGGTCGGCGCCGGCCTCCGCCCCATCAGGGAGATCCTCAGTTATCCGCCCACGCTGCTGCCGAAGGCGCTCACGTTTCAATATTTCGAGCGCATCCTGGCGAACCCCACGTACCGGCACTACTTCCTGAACAGCGCCGTCCTGGCTCTGGCAACCCTCGGCCTCGCCCTGGTGCTGGGCTCCCTGGCCGCGTATGGCTTCTCCCGCTACAAGTTCCCGGGCAACAAGGCCATGCTGATGGGGATCCTCGCCCTCCTGATGCTGCCGCGGGTGACGCTGATCGTTCCGTACTTCCACCTCGCGCACGTGGTCGGGCTCTACGACACGCTGCTCGGCTTGATCATCGTGAACACCGCGTTTCTCCTCCCGACGTCTACATGGCTCCTGAAGGGGTACTTCGACTCGCTCCCGGAGGAACTGGAGGAGGCCGCCATGGTCGACGGATGCATCCGCGCCCAGGCCCTCTGGAAGATCGTGCTCCCGCTCGCGGTGCCGGGGTTGATCGGCGTCGGCACGTTCGTCTTCATCGGATCGTGGAACGAGTACCTGCTGGCGGTGGTACTCAGCGAGACGCCGCGCGCCCAGACGCTTACCGTCGGCCTGGCCGCGTTCTTCGGCCAGTACGTGCGGGACTGGAACGGCATCATGGCCCTCTCGACCCTGGCCAGCCTGCCCCTCGTCGCCATCTTCGTGTTCCTGCAGCGGTGGGTGGTCCAGGGACTAAGCAGCGGTGCCATCAAATAG
- a CDS encoding M81 family metallopeptidase: MRIGIAGISHEALTFSPVPQTMKDFRVLRGAQALEYPGLADAAGALEFDPVPILVASARCPSGVVEERTYLALRDELVEGIRRAGPLDGICLILHGAMLVENVWSGETDQVRMIRGVVGRETPLAVRLDPHANLTEEFTNKADTWACFRTAPHRDQAETLHRTLGLLTRCIRSYLRPRPVFIRLPLLLPGERATTAVEPMRSLLAMAREIEQAPGILNAEVLIGFGWADAPHAGASVVVVAEDEEHLPEARRHARRLAQAMWDRRREFTFDQEVARTADEAIDAALRASERTVFIADSGDNPTAGAPGDSTHFLSRLLAKNVPDAIVAGIPDPEAAQACFNRGVGGTVTVEVGGKMDSAHGGPVTLTGTVDHVYHPPSTSDEAGLATLRVNGIRVLISTRRYVYHSPADFQKAGVDPLQHRMVIVKLGYLMAPLREIAPREILALTPGYADMEFSRLPYRYVTRPIFPLDDDLEWHPIITNVAGYQP, from the coding sequence ATGCGCATCGGGATCGCCGGGATCAGCCACGAGGCGTTGACGTTTTCGCCTGTGCCGCAGACCATGAAGGACTTCAGGGTGCTCCGCGGCGCTCAGGCCCTCGAATACCCGGGCCTCGCCGACGCGGCCGGGGCGCTGGAATTCGACCCGGTCCCCATCCTCGTCGCGAGCGCCCGCTGTCCCTCTGGGGTCGTGGAGGAACGCACGTACCTGGCACTGCGGGACGAGCTGGTGGAGGGCATCCGGCGGGCGGGTCCGCTGGACGGGATCTGCCTGATCCTGCACGGCGCGATGCTCGTGGAAAACGTGTGGAGCGGCGAGACCGACCAGGTGCGGATGATCCGCGGTGTGGTGGGGAGGGAGACCCCGTTGGCCGTCCGCCTCGACCCGCACGCGAACCTCACCGAGGAGTTCACAAATAAGGCCGATACGTGGGCGTGCTTCCGCACGGCTCCGCACCGCGACCAGGCCGAGACCCTGCACCGCACGCTGGGCCTGCTCACCAGGTGCATCCGCTCTTACCTGCGGCCTCGCCCCGTGTTCATCCGCCTGCCGCTCCTACTCCCCGGGGAACGGGCGACGACCGCGGTCGAGCCGATGCGGTCCCTGCTCGCCATGGCGCGGGAGATCGAGCAGGCGCCGGGCATCTTGAACGCCGAGGTGCTCATCGGGTTCGGCTGGGCCGACGCTCCGCACGCCGGCGCCAGCGTCGTGGTGGTCGCGGAAGACGAGGAACACCTTCCGGAGGCGCGCCGCCACGCACGGCGGTTGGCGCAGGCGATGTGGGACCGCCGCCGCGAGTTCACCTTCGACCAGGAGGTCGCACGCACGGCCGACGAGGCGATCGACGCGGCGCTGCGGGCATCCGAGCGGACGGTGTTCATCGCCGACTCGGGGGACAACCCGACCGCGGGGGCGCCGGGCGACTCGACGCACTTCCTCTCGCGCCTGCTCGCCAAGAACGTCCCCGACGCGATTGTGGCGGGCATCCCGGACCCGGAGGCGGCGCAGGCCTGCTTCAACCGGGGCGTCGGCGGCACGGTGACGGTCGAGGTGGGGGGCAAGATGGATTCGGCGCACGGCGGGCCGGTGACGCTGACGGGCACGGTTGATCACGTCTACCATCCGCCGTCCACATCGGACGAAGCGGGCTTGGCTACCCTGCGCGTCAACGGTATCCGGGTACTCATTTCCACCCGCCGGTACGTCTACCACAGCCCCGCGGACTTCCAAAAGGCCGGCGTTGACCCGCTGCAGCACCGGATGGTGATCGTGAAGCTGGGATACCTCATGGCGCCGCTGCGCGAGATCGCACCGCGAGAGATCCTGGCGTTAACGCCGGGGTACGCGGACATGGAGTTCAGCCGGTTGCCGTATCGGTACGTCACCCGGCCGATCTTCCCGCTGGACGACGACCTAGAGTGGCACCCGATCATCACGAATGTCGCCGGATACCAGCCATGA
- a CDS encoding creatininase family protein: MSDLVEFELMRPPQIVEARRRCPVAFVPVGPLEWHGPHLPMGTDAISAHRVAVGAARRVGGVVLPPFFLGTETVRAVAGPQSVQALGFHGHERIVGMDFPDNPVKSLYVEEGAFAVVIREIIRLLKLDPYRLVIIVNGHGATNHMRALRRVAAEESDPPRVRVVYESAGSPPVSAANDPGHANRGETAFMMSAVPQSVDLSALPSIETPLRYCDYGIVNGAAFEGHPTPDFTVPRDADPRYATKDEGAARLAGNIERLALQVTTYLTEVENQTQKPSV; encoded by the coding sequence ATGAGCGATCTGGTGGAATTCGAACTGATGCGCCCCCCGCAGATCGTGGAGGCGCGTCGCCGATGCCCCGTGGCCTTCGTGCCCGTCGGGCCGCTGGAGTGGCACGGTCCACACCTGCCGATGGGCACGGATGCGATCTCGGCCCATCGGGTCGCCGTGGGCGCCGCCCGACGCGTCGGCGGGGTGGTGCTGCCGCCGTTCTTTCTCGGCACCGAAACCGTGCGCGCCGTGGCGGGCCCGCAGAGCGTCCAGGCGCTGGGCTTTCACGGCCACGAGCGGATCGTGGGCATGGATTTTCCCGACAACCCGGTGAAGAGCCTGTACGTCGAGGAAGGGGCGTTCGCGGTCGTGATCCGCGAGATCATCCGCCTGCTCAAGCTGGATCCGTACCGGCTCGTGATCATCGTCAACGGGCACGGCGCGACGAACCATATGCGGGCGCTGCGGCGGGTGGCGGCGGAGGAGTCCGACCCCCCTCGCGTGCGGGTCGTGTACGAGTCGGCGGGGAGCCCCCCGGTGTCGGCGGCGAACGATCCGGGACACGCCAACCGCGGGGAAACGGCGTTCATGATGAGTGCCGTTCCGCAGAGCGTCGACCTGAGCGCGCTTCCTTCGATCGAGACGCCGCTACGCTATTGCGACTACGGTATCGTGAACGGGGCCGCATTCGAGGGACATCCCACCCCCGACTTCACCGTCCCGCGGGACGCCGATCCACGGTACGCGACGAAGGACGAGGGAGCGGCGAGGCTGGCTGGAAACATCGAGCGCCTGGCGCTTCAAGTGACGACGTACCTGACCGAGGTCGAGAACCAAACTCAGAAGCCGTCTGTGTGA
- a CDS encoding ABC transporter permease → MLRFLLHRVLVTVPLLLLLSIGIFSMLHLAPGDPVTTLLGEDLASPDVARTLRHQLGLDRPLYVQYWLWLDRALHGDLGYSFRSKSRVASEVVARLPVTIELTVLTMGAAILAALPLGTLAALRRNTGLDALISGMGALGLAMPAFWLGVLLILLFAVRLHWLPPSGYVPPWHGVGANLRLMILPGVTLAVSYTAVVLRISRMSVLDVVKADYVRTARAKGISEPWVVLRHVVRSALIPIITVVALETGRLLGGAVVTETIFALPGLGRLAVDSVLGRDFPVLQAVVLFMALALIAANLIADVLYAWADPRIRYG, encoded by the coding sequence ATGTTGCGGTTCCTGCTCCATCGCGTGCTCGTCACGGTGCCGCTGCTCCTGCTCTTGAGCATCGGCATCTTTTCCATGCTGCACCTCGCCCCCGGCGACCCGGTCACGACGCTGCTCGGCGAAGACCTCGCGAGCCCCGACGTCGCACGCACGCTCCGGCACCAACTTGGGCTCGACCGTCCGCTGTACGTCCAATACTGGCTGTGGCTGGATCGCGCCCTCCACGGCGACCTCGGGTACTCGTTCCGGTCGAAGTCGCGCGTCGCCTCGGAGGTCGTCGCCCGGCTCCCCGTGACCATCGAGCTCACCGTGCTCACGATGGGGGCCGCGATCCTTGCGGCATTGCCCCTCGGGACCCTAGCCGCGCTGCGGCGGAACACGGGCCTCGACGCCCTGATCTCCGGCATGGGTGCGCTCGGACTCGCCATGCCGGCGTTCTGGCTCGGCGTGCTGCTCATCCTCCTGTTTGCGGTCCGCCTGCACTGGCTGCCGCCGTCGGGCTACGTGCCGCCCTGGCATGGCGTGGGCGCCAACCTGCGGCTCATGATCCTGCCCGGGGTCACGCTGGCCGTGTCGTACACCGCGGTAGTGCTGCGCATCTCGCGGATGAGCGTTCTCGACGTCGTCAAGGCGGACTACGTCCGCACCGCGCGCGCGAAGGGCATCAGCGAACCTTGGGTGGTGCTGCGGCACGTCGTGCGCAGCGCGCTGATCCCGATCATCACGGTAGTGGCGCTGGAGACTGGTCGCCTCCTCGGGGGTGCCGTCGTCACCGAAACGATCTTCGCCCTCCCGGGCCTCGGGCGCCTCGCGGTCGACTCCGTGTTGGGCCGGGACTTCCCGGTGCTCCAGGCAGTGGTCCTGTTCATGGCCCTCGCGCTGATCGCCGCCAACCTCATCGCGGACGTACTCTACGCGTGGGCCGATCCCAGGATTCGGTATGGATAG
- a CDS encoding ABC transporter permease produces the protein MDRQAGTTRLGPTAGGQAPGFPAARLTGARRFVSRHRLACVGAAICLGAAIAVLAGPAWDREPPDAVHVSAVMVPPSPPWWLGTDDLGRDILSRLLAGGRISLGVGVAATATAAVIGMPAGMASGFWGGWIDGALMRLMDLLFSIPTMILAIAIVGVLGPSLINATLAISVVAMPQFARLVRGQVLSLREMEFVQAAWAVGAPVGRILRRHLFPNLLGLVVIQGTLTVSFAILTEATLSFLGLGVQPPTSSWGSMLRYGYPFLDQAPWASVAPGMAIMITVLGLNLLGDGIRDVLDPRLRT, from the coding sequence ATGGATAGGCAGGCCGGCACCACCCGGCTCGGGCCAACCGCCGGCGGCCAGGCGCCGGGCTTCCCCGCGGCAAGGCTCACGGGTGCACGACGCTTCGTGTCCCGACACCGGCTCGCGTGCGTCGGAGCCGCGATCTGCCTGGGCGCGGCGATCGCGGTGCTGGCCGGCCCGGCATGGGATCGGGAGCCACCGGACGCAGTGCACGTGTCGGCGGTGATGGTGCCCCCCTCGCCTCCATGGTGGCTGGGCACCGACGACCTCGGCCGGGACATCCTGAGCAGGCTCCTCGCGGGCGGGCGGATCTCGCTCGGGGTGGGGGTTGCCGCGACCGCGACCGCAGCGGTCATCGGCATGCCCGCAGGCATGGCCAGCGGCTTCTGGGGCGGGTGGATCGACGGCGCGTTGATGCGGCTGATGGACCTGCTCTTCTCGATCCCCACCATGATCCTGGCGATCGCCATCGTGGGCGTGCTCGGCCCTAGCCTTATCAATGCCACCTTGGCGATCTCGGTCGTCGCGATGCCCCAGTTCGCGCGGCTCGTCCGCGGACAGGTGCTCTCGCTCCGTGAGATGGAATTCGTCCAGGCGGCCTGGGCCGTGGGAGCGCCGGTGGGCCGCATCCTGCGACGCCATCTGTTCCCGAACCTCCTGGGGCTCGTCGTCATCCAGGGCACGCTGACGGTGAGCTTTGCGATCCTGACCGAGGCGACGCTGTCGTTCCTGGGCCTCGGCGTTCAGCCGCCGACGTCGTCGTGGGGCTCCATGCTGCGGTACGGCTATCCGTTCTTGGACCAGGCGCCGTGGGCCTCGGTGGCGCCCGGCATGGCGATCATGATCACCGTGCTGGGCCTCAACCTGCTGGGGGACGGCATTCGAGACGTGCTTGATCCCCGGCTGCGCACGTGA